The window CCTGCTGCGCAGCACCGACGGCGACCATCAGGGGAATCAGATGGTCTTCGTGGGCGTGCGCCAATCTGGCAGAAGGGGCCTGTTCCCAATGCAGCAGGCCGGTTGCGCGTTGCACTGGGTCGCTGTCTACGACGGTTTGCTGCAGCCAGGCATCAAATTGCGCAGATGGCTCTGCGCCGCGCCGGTCCAGCAGACGCAGATTGTGATAGCTCAGGCCGCTGCCGATAATCAGTATGCCTTCTTCCCGTAGCGGTGCCAGCAGCCGACCCAATTGCAGATGAAATGCCGGGTCGTAATCTTTGCGGATGGACAGCTGCACCATGGGAATATTTGCCTGCGGAAAGGCCACCGCCATGGGAACGAATGCGCCATGATCGAAGCCGCGCCTGGCGTCCTGTGCGATTGCAATGCCGCCGGCCTGTAACAGGCTCTGTACGCGCGCGGCCAGCACAGGATCGCCGGGCGCAGGATATTGCACGGAATAAGTATGCTCGGGGAAACCATAGTAATCGTAGAGCATACCTGGCTGGCCCGCTG of the Advenella mimigardefordensis DPN7 genome contains:
- a CDS encoding DODA-type extradiol aromatic ring-opening family dioxygenase, with amino-acid sequence MTMPVYFISHGGGPWPWVEEWKPMYAALHESLQHLSAELPATPKAVLMVSAHWITDEITVSTAGQPGMLYDYYGFPEHTYSVQYPAPGDPVLAARVQSLLQAGGIAIAQDARRGFDHGAFVPMAVAFPQANIPMVQLSIRKDYDPAFHLQLGRLLAPLREEGILIIGSGLSYHNLRLLDRRGAEPSAQFDAWLQQTVVDSDPVQRATGLLHWEQAPSARLAHAHEDHLIPLMVAVGAAQQDPATLSYHETHAFGSITASSFRFSQTAV